The genomic stretch CGGGAGGTCGGATTCAAGGAGACGTACCGAGGCGTGGACGTGGACATGTACCTGTTCAAGAAGGTGCGGCTCGAGATCGCCGTCAGTGACGATCGGGTGGAGCCCGTCGTGGAGGCAATCTGTCGTTCCGCCCGCATGGAGCTGGCGCGCACTCACGGTATGATCTTCGTCTATGAACTTTGCGACGCCGTCAAGGTGACCGGTGAGCGAGGAGTGAGCGTCATCTGAGCGGCAGCGATCCCATCACACGATTACCTGGAAGCACTGCCGTCGTTTTATCTCATCGGGGCGCCCTCGTCCGCACCGGCGGACGGCCGCTCGACGTCGTTCCGCCTGGATGGTCTGGGGAGGGCCCCAACGCATGAGCTCAACCTCGCGACACTCGTTCCGTCCCTCGCTCATTCTCCTGATCATGACCGTGTGCGTGCTCTCCTCAAGCCCCCTCTGGGCGGGTCAATCGAACGCAGTGCCCGACGCGACGAAGGCGGACGCGAGCGGCACGACCGTCGCCAAGCAGACCCCATCGCTGGAGCAGCGGGTGGCCGAT from Candidatus Methylomirabilota bacterium encodes the following:
- a CDS encoding P-II family nitrogen regulator codes for the protein MKMIMALIEPQKFPEVRQALFDIDVRGMTVSNAMGSSREVGFKETYRGVDVDMYLFKKVRLEIAVSDDRVEPVVEAICRSARMELARTHGMIFVYELCDAVKVTGERGVSVI